The Manis javanica isolate MJ-LG chromosome 2, MJ_LKY, whole genome shotgun sequence genome contains a region encoding:
- the LOC140848074 gene encoding uncharacterized protein, with protein MTNLCSSRTEEWLQTMATSTGWNFFLSVEGVHVVIIPSSEIQGRQQPRSLKSGKSSVCGHPASNRFRRRGGKRRPSLPPSQGRASTPGRSLVAAGAGRLQAAALLSPAAAGRAHCSRRAEPRGGGSPSRVPRGARPGSRRSVPPPLGLTADSHRPDCIINVNGAASVSCEGSSGLVLCDTYPGILTREKAASQQGWKISLSGTHSKCHGKRSDFKTVSSRFYMNKIPNTSLCKTRDLRKSVQTHFDNPQPGRRRPGPRKTSPWVSELIREPTGNRGRRHT; from the exons CTGGTtggaatttcttcctttctgtcgaAGGTGTTCACGTGGTGATCATTCCGTCCTCTGAGATACAGGGTCGGCAGCAGCCCAGGTCTTTGAAATCTGGAAAATCGAGCGTCTGCGGTCACCCGGCCTCAAATCGTTTTAG GCGGCGGGGAGGCAAGCGCCGACCTTCTCTGCCGCCGTCGCAGGGGCGAGCCAGCACCCCAGGGCGCAGCCTGGTCGCCGCAGGCGCGGGGCGGCTTCAGGCCGCAGCGCTGCTCTCGCCCGCGGCTGCCGGGCGCGCCCATTGTTCTCGCCGAGCCGAGCCGCGCGGCGGCGGCTCCCCCTCCCGCGTGCCCCGGGGAGCCCGGCCCGGCTCCCGCCGCAGCGTGCCCCCGCCCCTCGGGCTGACAGCGGATTCTCACCGCCCTGACTGCATAATTAATGTAAATGGAGCAGCCTCCGTGTCATGTGAGGGCTCTTCGGGTTTAGTTTTGTGCGACACTTACCCAGGAATATTAACTAGAGAGAAAGCAGCATCACAACAGGGGTGGAAAATCAGCTTGTCAGGGACTCATTCCAAATGCCACGGAAAGCGGAGCGACTTCAAGACTGTTTCATCAAG ATTCTATATGAACAAGATTCCTAACACATCGTTATGCAAAACTCGGGACTTAAGGAAAAGTGTGCAAACGCACTTCGACAACCCACAGCCAGGAAGGAGGAGGCCCGGACCAAGAAAGACTTCTCCATGGGTCAGTGAGTTAATCCGTGAACCCACGGGAAATCGTGGGCGACGCCACACTTAA